The following proteins are co-located in the Engraulis encrasicolus isolate BLACKSEA-1 chromosome 2, IST_EnEncr_1.0, whole genome shotgun sequence genome:
- the tbc1d16 gene encoding TBC1 domain family member 16 isoform X2 has translation MSFGRLLRRASTKASDLLTFNSSGSRGALDGEIIFSKNNVCVHPAEPLPGLPEHHPGYLCVHMEKDEALGSTLILTWVPNSRIARQDEEALRYITPESSPVRRHPRRRPRRPPRQPPPAPEEQEEEGLVGLGEEVVEGGREAEGSSMGPSPSPSPQQNHGHLQLHPNHQNQQQQHQQQEEGDEGSCELSADEVSRDSTLGSDSDTFSSPFCLSPVSEALGESAGPVFLDSEGREMCDESMTHSASSASSLDSHAPSESSQSQGTRWEEQQKLLALEQLCGVFRVDLGHMRSLRLFFSDEACTSGQLVIASRESQYKILHFHHAGLDKLAEVFQQWKFCRETQMKDQVSEEKSCMQFSIRRPTLPSAEMHPEERLYRRLDVTSWLRHLNHCGQVEEEYKLRKAIFFGGIDPSIRGEVWPFLLRYYSWDSSSEEREAWRLQKRTEYQDIQQRRLCMSPEEQSEFWRKVQFTVDKDVVRTDRTNLFFRGENNPNVEIMRRILLNYAVFNPEMGYCQGMSDLVAPLLSEVQDESDTFWCFVGLMENTIFISSPRDEDMERQLLYLRELLRLMLPRFHQHLLRLGEDGLQLLFCHRWLLLCFKREFPDAEALRMWEACWAHYQTDYFHLFLCVAIIVLYGEDVTELQLATDQMLLHFSNLSMHMNGELVLRKARSLLYQFRLLPRIPCSLHDLCKLCGPGMWDSRYIPAVECSGEHQDSQSCPYGGTVDPQPPPSPRPDTTSTNTTTTTPPDGKRGSKTRDIFSFRKQS, from the exons GCTACCTGTGTGTCCACATGGAGAAGGACGAGGCCCTGGGCTCCACACTCATCCTGACCTGGGTGCCCAACTCCCGCATCGCGCGGCAGGACGAGGAGGCTCTGCGCTACATCACCCCGGAGAGCTCCCCCGTGCGCCGACACCCCCGCCGACGGCCCCGTAGGCCCCCACGACAACCCCCACCCGCCcccgaggagcaggaggaggaggggctggtGGGGCTTGGCGAGGAGGTGGTAGAGGGGGGTCGGGAGGCGGAGGGCAGCAGCATGGGTCCCTCGCCCTCTCCTTCCCCCCAGCAGAATCACGGGCACCTCCAGCTGCATCCTAATCATcagaaccagcagcagcagcatcagcagcaggagGAAGGGGACGAGGGCTCCTGTGAGCTCTCTGCCGATGAGGTCAGCAGGGACAGCACGCTGGGCTCCGACTCGGACACCTTCTCCTCGCCCTTCTGCCTGTCGCCCGTCAGCGAGGCGCTGGGAGAGAGCGCCGGACCCGTGTTCTTGGATAGCGAGGGCAG GGAGATGTGTGACGAGTCCATGACCCACTCGGCCAGCTCTGCCTCCAGTTTAGACAGCCACGCCCCCTCGGAGAGCAGCCAATCACAGGGCACGAGGTGGGAGGAGCAGCAGAAGCTTCTGGCCCTGGAGCAGCTGTGTGGGGTGTTCCGAGTGGACCTGGGCCACATGCGCTCCCTACGCCTCTTCTTCAG TGATGAGGCCTGCACTAGTGGGCAGCTGGTCATCGCTAGCCGGGAGAGCCAGTACAAGATCTTGCACTTCCACCACGCTGGACTGGATAAGCTGGCGGAGGTCTTCCAGCAGTGGAAGTTCTGCAGAGAGACCCAGATGAAGGACCAG gtGTCAGAGGAGAAGTCCTGTATGCAGTTCTCCATCCGCAGGCCCACGCTGCCCTCAGCGGAGATGCACCCTGAGGAGCGGCTGTACCGCCGGCTGGACGTGACCTCCTGGCTGCGCCACCTCAACCACTGCggacaggtggaggaggagtacaAACTACGCAAG GCCATCTTCTTTGGTGGTATCGACCCGTCCATCCGGGGGGAGGTGTGGCCCTTCCTACTGCGCTACTACAGCTGGGACTCCTCCTCTGAGGAGCGCGAGGCCTGGAGGCTGCAGAAGAGGACCGAGTACCAGGACATACAACAGAGGAG GCTGTGCATGAGTCCTGAGGAGCAGAGTGAGTTCTGGAGGAAGGTGCAGTTCACGGTGGATAAGGACGTGGTCCGCACCGACCGCACCAACCTCTTCTTCAGGGGCGAGAACAACCCCAACGTGGAGATCATGAG GCGTATCCTGTTGAACTACGCGGTCTTCAACCCGGAGATGGGTTACTGCCAGGGCATGTCCGACCTGGTGGCCCCGCTGCTGTCGGAGGTGCAGGACGAGAGCGACACGTTCTGGTGCTTCGTGGGCCTCATGGAGAACACCATCTTCATCAGCTCGCCCCGCGACGAGGACATGGAGAGGCAGCTG TTGTACCTGCGGGAGCTGCTGCGTCTGATGCTGCCTCGGTTCCATCAGCACCTGCTGCGTCTGGGGGAGGACGGGCTGCAGCTGCTCTTCTGCCACCGCTGGCTGCTGCTCTGCTTCAAGAGGGAGTTCCCCGACGCTGAGGCCCTGCGCATGTGGGAGGCCTGCTGGGCACACTACCAG ACGGACTACTTCCACCTGTTCCTGTGCGTGGCCATCATCGTGCTGTATGGGGAGGACGTGACGGAGCTGCAGCTGGCCACCGACCAGATGCTGCTGCACTTCAGCAACCTCTCCATGCACATGAACGGGGAACTGGTGCTGCGCAAG GCCCGTAGTCTGCTCTACCAGTTCCGCCTGTTACCCAGAATCCCTTGCAGTCTGCACGACCTGTGCAAGCTGTGCGGGCCGGGCATGTGGGACAGCCGCTACATCCCGGCCGTGGAATGTTCCGGAGAGCACCAGGACTCTCAGAGCTGCCCGTACGGGGGCACCGTGGACCCCCAGCCGCCCCCCTCCCCGCGGCCCgacaccacctccaccaacaccaccaccaccaccccgcctGATGGCAAGAGGGGCTCCAAGACTCGGGACATCTTCAGCTTCCGCAAGCAGTCCTGA